In a single window of the Acyrthosiphon pisum isolate AL4f chromosome X, pea_aphid_22Mar2018_4r6ur, whole genome shotgun sequence genome:
- the LOC100166518 gene encoding neuronal membrane glycoprotein M6-a, with translation MNKYSFQRPEMEMPLQSSHYNPSRETLGRYSEYSLHSSYKIRAGDAASTNSVACTTRIPYATLIAALLCCTGIGVFCCTMYRGVTLSALMLDQVFHLYIGWLETVKTVLVLIAAGMGALTLMIIFVGFLATGATRRRIYKAWRNRVGGRISCAVFMGIIYVLQFFWIFVFGLLIVSTFILTVFWKMCVSTQVQDYHQCIDLTQFNFLFPQSTRIEYLKICEIREIKFFCRDFVEKSEFMFMMATFGVILILISLVHYLMCLSANYAHIRDHEKFEELQELQLLQDTDFATSKERF, from the exons ATGAATAAGTATAGTTTCCAAAGACCTGAAATGGAGATGCCTTTGCAAAGTTCCCATTATAACCCTTCTAGGGAAACTCTTGGACGCTATTCTGAATATTCGTTACATTCTAGTTACAAGATACGAGCTGGCGATGCAGCAT ctacCAATTCAGTGGCATGTACAACACGAATACCATATGCTACTTTAATAGCTGCTCTTCTATGTTGTACTGGTATTGGAGTATTTTGTTGTACTATGTATCGTGGTGTAACGCTTAGTGCATTGATGTTGGATCAAGTGTTTCATCTCTATATTGgctg gctTGAAACTGTAAAAACCGTTTTAGTTTTGATAGCTGCAGGAATGGGAGCTCtaacattaatgattatatttgttGGATTTCTGGCTACAGGAGCAACACGCCGTCGTATTTATAAGGCATGGAGAAATAGAGTTGGTGGTCGTATATCTTGTGCAGTT tttatggGTATTATTTACGTACTTCAATTCTTTTGGATTTTTGTATTTGGTTTACTAATAGTTTCGACATTTATATTGACCGTTTTTTGGAAAATGTGTGTTAGCACCCAAGTTCAAGATTATCATCAATGCATTGACTTAACACAATTTA ATTTCTTATTTCCACAATCTACtcgtattgaatatttaaagataTGTGAAATTCGAGAAATAAAGTTCTTCTGCAgagattttgttgaaaaatcagaatttatgTTTATGATGGCAACTTTTGGagtaattttgatattaataagtCTG gttcaTTATCTGATGTGTTTGTCTGCTAATTATGCTCACATCAGAGATCATGAAAAATTTGAAGAACTTCAAGAATTACAACTTTTGCAAGACACTGATTTCGCTACTTCAAAAGAaagattttaa